From the Nitrospirota bacterium genome, the window ATCTTGATTTCAACAGTTCTGCCTTAATCTGCATTATCATTTCATTATTTCTGTCAATTTTTCTATAAACAAGAAATATCTCGTTTTTAATTGCCGTTCCACCCTTCCACAACATCTTTATTCTGCCTCTATTTAATTCTCCACTACATAAATAGTCTGGAAGCAGACTAATGCCAAACCCTAACTCAACAGCCTTTTTAATTGCATGCAGGTTTGGAATTACCATTGTTGGCTGTATATTGGGCCTCTTTTTAAAATTTTCAAGCCAAAAGCGTCTGATTATCGGCAAATTGGTATCGTAAGTAATCCATTTTTGATTTGTAAGCCAATGTTCAAATAGATTATTTTGCTCATCTCTTTTGCTCTTTTTAAAATTTGGCAGTAAAATATCCGATGCGCCCACCAACAAGAAACTCTCATCAGCTAATTTTGTAAACTCAAAATCTTTTTTGTCAGGCTTTTGCGTTGCAATCACAATATCTAAATCTCCTTTTTCCAATTTCTCAATTAATTTGGCAGTTATATCAAACTGGAACCAAAACCTGAAAATAGAATTTTTTAATTTATGCAGTGCAATTTGATGAAAATACTCCAATGGGGTGCCAATGCGTATGAGCGGCAGTTCTTTGCTAATTCTTTTGAATTTCTGCTCAACCCTTTCAAGCCCCTCAATAGCCCCGATTAACTGGCTGTAAAGCTCTTTGCCATATTCAGTAGGCACCATCTTTCTGGGTGTGCGAATGAATAGCTTGCGACCCATTAATGTTTCCAATGCAGAAAGGTGTTGGCTAACGCCCGGCTGGGTCATATATAACGCCTCTGCTGCTCCAGTTATTGTGCCAATCTTATAAATAGCAGTAAAGCTGCGATACCATTCTAAATTTACCATAAAAATATTTATATATATATCAAGATTATATTATTTGAATTATAGATAATTCTAAGTTATATTGCAATAAAAAAGAAAATGAAAGGAGGGAAGCCGAAATGCTTTAACACATTCATAATTTTTCAGTGCTGAAGGGTATTGGTAAAAAAATAACTAAACGGATGATTAGTGAAAACAGATAAGGAGAACAAAATGGTATCAAAAACTACTTTTAAAGGATTATTAACAATAATTGTGTTATTTTTTGCTTCTATAAATTATACTTGGGCACAAGAAATACCAGATGTAACGTACACGCTGCATGGTGAAAATGTTTATCCTGAAGGTATTACTTATGATGCAAAAACCGAATCGTTGTTTGTAGGTAGTTTTTATAAAGGCGAAATTCAACATATACAAAAAGGGAATGTTACTGTTTTTGTCCCTGCTGGACAGGATGAGCTTCATTCAGTAGTTGGTCTGTTCGCAGATGCTAAAAGACGACGTCTATGGGTATGTAATTCTGAAGCAGGGGCAAGTCAACGCTCCACACCTGAATCAATCGGCAAGGCAAGCGTTCATATTTATGATTTAGATAGAAAGGTGCTGCTAAAAAAAGTTGCTTTAACTCAGCAATCAGGCCATTTTTGCAATGATATTGCTCTGGATGCAAATGGCAATGCTTATATCACGGATTCTTTCAGTCCTATCATTTGGAAAGTGGATAGTACAACCTTTGTTTTAAGTGAATTTGTAAATGATGACAGATTCCGTGGCGAGGGCTTCAATTTGAATGGGATTCAAATTACTTCGGATGGAA encodes:
- a CDS encoding LysR family transcriptional regulator produces the protein MVNLEWYRSFTAIYKIGTITGAAEALYMTQPGVSQHLSALETLMGRKLFIRTPRKMVPTEYGKELYSQLIGAIEGLERVEQKFKRISKELPLIRIGTPLEYFHQIALHKLKNSIFRFWFQFDITAKLIEKLEKGDLDIVIATQKPDKKDFEFTKLADESFLLVGASDILLPNFKKSKRDEQNNLFEHWLTNQKWITYDTNLPIIRRFWLENFKKRPNIQPTMVIPNLHAIKKAVELGFGISLLPDYLCSGELNRGRIKMLWKGGTAIKNEIFLVYRKIDRNNEMIMQIKAELLKSR